Proteins from one Podarcis raffonei isolate rPodRaf1 chromosome 1, rPodRaf1.pri, whole genome shotgun sequence genomic window:
- the SRP14 gene encoding signal recognition particle 14 kDa protein, with product MVLLESEQFLTELTRLFQKCRSTGSVYITLKKYDGRTRPIPRKGHIEGFEPVDNKCLLRATDGKKKISTVVSSKEVNKFQMAYSNLLRANMDGLKKKDKKSKNKKSKATQ from the exons ATGGTGCTGCTGGAGAGCGAGCAG TTTCTGACGGAGCTTACAAGATTGTTTCAAAAATGTAGGAGCACAGGCAGCGTCTATATCACGCTAAAGAAAT ATGATGGTCGGACAAGACCCATCCCACGAAAGGGCCATATTGAGGGCTTTGAACCTGTAGACAACAAATGTCTTCTTAGAGCAACAGATGGGAAGAAAAAGATAAGCACAGTG GTGAGTTCAAAGGAAGTCAACAAATTCCAGATG GCTTATTCAAATTTGCTCAGAGCTAACATGGACGgtttaaagaaaaaagacaagaaaagcAAAAATAAGAAAAGC